From the Prunus dulcis chromosome 4, ALMONDv2, whole genome shotgun sequence genome, one window contains:
- the LOC117623831 gene encoding heterogeneous nuclear ribonucleoprotein U-like protein 1 isoform X2, which translates to MTCRLSRLVQNRAGSNAWLSIVPIVPLGFAYCWSGARANVGIAGGKYCFGCKVVSLQSVDMEDTAPDRQNLCRLGISRGDEAVGNLGETAYSFGYGGTGTFSHGGKFSDYGEKFGLGDTIVCSVNLEDKSMASIGFSKNGKWLGRATYFDVSALGLSVADSPERKMPSQSAVFPHVLLKNVVVELQFSVEDGLVAEEGFKPWVSALEDGNAVIGPLFSDPRDCEVVMMVGLPGSGKTTWAENWVTEHPEKRYVLLGTNLVLDQMKVPGLLRRNNYGERFVCLMNRATEIFNIILPRAATTPRNYIIDQTNVYKSARNRKLKSFALFRKIAVVVFPSPEELNVRSKKRAKEMGKEVPADAVNNMLANFILPVSKDVPGSDEFFDQVMFVEFNREESERYLDEMKQSLACKSDWKNSNNSSLYSVGPGFLISPNYGESPVQPSSPYSVRSYVPNFSPNYGESPMQRFTMPTLLPRRPVPGAVTPYGSYSGYFGSCGGVTDPYQSYGPGEPHSRQNIERNSTTFVAATNPYSSSTIVPSLAGSAMTSFTGNNLGYPRAAAPQDPRAPTFLPSPSPPAYGGLPFGTPAPRPPYGNSPVNTAYPGGYPQPGPRYY; encoded by the exons GGAAGTACTGTTTTGGTTGCAAGGTCGTATCTTTGCAGTCTGTTGATATGGAGGACACTGCTCCTGATCGACAGAATCTATGCCGCCTTGGAATTTCTCGAGGGGACGAAGCAGTTGGAAACCTTGGGGAGACAGCGTACAGCTTTGGGTATGGGGGCACAGGAACATTCTCACATGGTGGCAAGTTTTCAGATTATGGTGAGAAGTTCGGGCTCGGCGATACCATTGTTTGTTCTGTCAATCTTGAAGATAAATCTATGGCTTCCATTGGTTTCTCCAAGAATGGAAAATGGTTGGGTAGAGCAACGTACTTTGATGTTTCTGCTTTGGGTCTTTCAGTGGCGGATTCGCCGGAGAGGAAGATGCCATCGCAATCAGCGGTTTTCCCAcatgttttgttgaaaaatGTGGTGGTGGAGTTGCAGTTCAGTGTTGAAGATGGCCTTGTTGCTGAAGAGGGTTTCAAGCCTTGGGTGTCTGCACTGGAGGATGGAAATGCAGTTATTGGACCCCTTTTTTCTGACCCGAGGGACTGTGAGGTGGTTATGATGGTAGGTTTGCCTGGGTCTGGCAAAACAACTTGGGCCGAAAATTGGGTGACAGAGCACCCTGAGAAGCGTTATGTTTTGCTTGGAACAAATTTAGTTCTCGATCAAATGAAG GTGCCAGGGCTTTTGCGTAGGAACAATTATGGGGAACGGTTTGTTTGTCTGATGAATCGAGCAACTGAAATTTTTAACATCATTTTACCCAGAGCAGCCACCACACCTCGTAATTACATTATTGATCAGACAAATGTGTACAAGAGTGCTCGTAACCGTAAACTTAAATCATTTGCTCTCTTCCGAAAG ATTGCTGTTGTGGTGTTTCCAAGCCCCGAAGAGCTAAATGTTCGTTCTAAGAAAAGAGCGAAAGAAATGGGAAAGGAAGTACCTGCTGATGCAGTAAATAATATGTTAG ccaattttattttacctGTCAGCAAGGATGTGCCTGGTTCAGATGAGTTTTTTGATCAG GTTATGTTTGTAGAATTCAACAGAGAAGAGTCAGAGAGATATTTGGATGAGATGAAGCAGTCACTTGCATGTAAATCTGATTGGAAGAACTCGAATAACTCTTCACTATATTCTGTTGGCCctggttttttaatttcaccAAATTATGGGGAAAGTCCTGTGCAGCCCTCTTCACCGTATTCTGTTAGAAGCTATGTTCCTAACTTTTCACCAAATTATGGGGAAAGTCCTATGCAGCGATTTACTATGCCAACTCTGCTGCCGCGTCGGCCTGTACCTGGGGCTGTTACTCCTTATGGATCTTATTCTGGCTACTTTGGCAGTTGCGGTGGTGTTACAGATCCTTACCAGAGTTATGGGCCAGGTGAACCCCACAGCAGGCAAAATATCGAACGCAATAGTACCACTTTTGTTGCTGCCACTAACCCCTACAGTAGTAGTACGATTGTACCCTCGCTGGCAGGAAGTGCAATGACTTCATTCACAGGCAATAATCTTGGATATCCGAGAGCTGCAGCTCCTCAGGATCCAAGAGCACCCACATTTCTTCCCAGTCCTTCCCCACCTGCATATGGAG GCTTACCTTTTGGAACTCCAGCTCCTAGACCTCCATATGGAAATTCTCCTGTTAACACTGCATATCCTGGAGGCTATCCCCAACCTGGTCCGAGGTACTACTGA
- the LOC117624993 gene encoding uncharacterized protein LOC117624993: protein MMCQLNSISDFVFTETMISFCASVTSSPLFSSIVTLYALILLYFPYHFIRIVFSPVPTITGILLLTILRLGAVQRFEGDEHREKEDNSCLLETECTKTNESKECNEENKENRGSTSTSIQRTEVQEQTPTSPEAQDHSFFTYQSETDSESKMGFDPNPCFEDFFVEWNLKAPLEVIYEENEGEEDEMDRNGNDPNSKPEQESQVQGLERYPSLSMYYPESDSDSSSDGGYSVTGVWDSPETMCFRWEEEDREGLIEIALEENSKRGMDFQVDHEEENLIEIDISPTRNNEYCGKKWLFSGEV from the exons ATGATGTGCCAATTGAATTCCATTTCCGACTTCGTATTCACTGAAACCATGATCAGCTTTTGTGCTTCTGTTACCTCAAGTCCTCTGTTTTCAAGCATTGTCACTCTCTACGCTCTGATCCTCCTCTATTTCCCGTACCATTTCATCAGAATTGTTTTCTCACCAGTGCCGACCATAACAGGAATTCTCTTACTCACAATTCTACGACTTGGCGCTGTTCAAAGATTTGAAGGCGATGAACACAGAGAAAAGGAAGACAATTCTTGCCTGCTCGAAACAGAGTGTACCAAAACCAACGAGAGCAAAGAATGCAATgaggaaaacaaagaaaacaggGGAAGCACGAGCACCTCCATTCAAAGAACCGAAGTCCAAGAGCAAACCCCAACTTCACCAGAAGCTCAAGATCACAGCTTTTTCACCTACCAATCCGAGACGGACTCCGAAAGCAAAATGGGTTTTGATCCGAACCCTTGTTTTGAAGACTTTTTCGTCGAGTGGAACCTGAAGGCGCCATTAGAGGTCATTTATGAAGAGAATGAaggtgaagaagatgagatggATCGTAATGGAAATGACCCGAATTCGAAACCAGAGCAAGAAAGCCAAGTTCAGGGTCTTGAAAGGTACCCTTCGTTGTCTATGTATTACCCGGAGTCGGACTCGGATAGCTCATCGGACGGCGGGTATTCGGTGACCGGAGTTTGGGACTCGCCGGAGACCATGTGCTTCAGGTGGGAAGAGGAAGACAGAGAAGGGTTGATAGAGATTGCTTTGGAGGAAAATTCAAAGAGAGGCATGGATTTTCAAGTTGATCACGAGGAAGAGAATTTGATAGAGATTGATATATCTCCGACGAGAAACAACGAATATTGCGGCAAGAAATGGCTGTTTTCTGGCGAG GTTTGA
- the LOC117624967 gene encoding external alternative NAD(P)H-ubiquinone oxidoreductase B3, mitochondrial — MRGFAFFDRVSRAFHDYPSVPKVLVVVAVSGCGLVAYAEANPERKLASSSPVLTSAEVDNKKKKVVVLGTGWAGTSFLRNLKNPDYEVHVISPRNYFAFTPLLPSVTCGTVEARSIVEPIRNIARKKTVDVQFSEAACLKIDAVNQKIYCRSNVENNLNGQEEFVVDYDYLIVAVGANVNTFNTPGVVENCHFLKEVEDAQKIRRTVIDCFERASLPTVSVEEKKRILHFAVVGGGPTGVEFAAALHDFVNEDLVKLYPGVKKLVKITLLEAGDHILNMFDKRITAFAEEKFQRDGINVKTGSMVVKVTEKEIFTKELKNGGEVSTMPYGMALWSTGVGTRPFIKDFMSQVGQANRRVLATDEWLRVEGCDKVYAIGDCATINQRKVMEDIAAIFRKADKDNSGTLTVEEYKAVINDIFERYPQVQLYLKSKQMKNMVDLLKETPDVSKGSAELNIEDFKTALSKVDSQMKNLPATGQVAAQQGVYLAKCFNRMEDCEKNPEGPLRFRGEGRHRFRPFRYKHLGQFAPLGGEQTAAQLPGDWVSIGHSSQWLWYSVYTSKQVSWRNRALVVSDWVRRFIWGRDSSRI; from the exons ATGAGAGGTTTCGCTTTCTTCGATAGAGTTTCTAGAGCTTTCCATGACTATCCTTCGGTTCCCAAAGTGCTCGTGGTTGTCGCCGTCAG TGGTTGCGGCCTTGTGGCTTACGCTGAGGCAAACCCTGAGCGAAAACTGGCCAGCAGCTCGCCTGTCCTAACTTCAGCTGAAGTGgacaataagaaaaagaaggttGTGGTACTTGGAACTGGCTGGGCTGGAACAAGTTTCTTAAGGAATCTGAAAAATCCAGATTATGAGGTTCATGTCATATCACCTCGGAATTACTTTGCCTTCACCCCTCTGCTACCAAGTGTTACCTGTGGTACAGTGGAAGCTCGCAGCATTGTTGAACCAATTCGAAACATTGCTAGAAAG AAAACTGTAGATGTTCAATTCAGTGAAGCTGCATGTCTCAAGATTGATGCAGTAAACCAGAAAATCTATTGCCGATCCAATGTAGAAAACAATTTGAATGGACAAGAAGAGTTCGTTGTGGATTATGACTACCTTATAGTAGCTGTGGGAGCCAATGTTAATACATTCAATACTCCTGGTGTCGTTGAGAACTGCCATTTCCTGAAG GAAGTAGAAGATGCTCAAAAGATCCGAAGAACTGTTATTGATTGCTTCGAAAGGGCAAGCCTTCCAACTGTTAGCGttgaggagaagaagagaattcTTCATTTTGCTGTTGTTGGTGGTGGCCCAACTGGTGTGGAGTTTGCTGCAGCACTTCATGATTTCGTCAACGAGGATTTAGTCAAATTGTATCCCGGGGTCAAAAAGCTAGTTAAAATAACACTTCTCGAGGCTGGAGATCATATTCTGAATAT GTTTGATAAAAGAATCACAGCTTTTGCCGAAGAAAAATTTCAAAGAGATGGTATTAATGTGAAAACAGGATCCATGGTTGTGAAAGTAACTGAAAAAGAAATCTTTACCAAAGAATTGAAAAATGGAGGGGAAGTTTCGACCATGCCTTATGGAATGGCACTCTGGTCAACTGGTGTAGGAACGCGTCCCTTCATAAAGGATTTCATGAGTCAAGTTGGTCAG GCTAATCGACGGGTGTTAGCAACTGATGAATGGCTGCGAGTGGAGGGATGTGACAAAGTGTATGCAATTGGTGATTGTGCCACAATAAATCAGCGCAAAGTCATG GAAGATATCGCTGCCATATTCCGAAAGGCGGACAAGGATAATTCAGGAACACTCACAGTTGAGGAATATAAAGCAGTgattaatgatatttttgaaAGGTATCCTCAAGTGCAGCTTTATTTGAAGAGCAAACAGATGAAGAATATGGTTGATCTTTTGAAGGAAACACCGGATGTTTCAAAAGGATCCGCAGAGCTGAATATTGAAGATTTCAAAACAGCTCTTTCCAAAGTGGATTCCCAGATGAAAAATCTTCCAGCTACAGGCCAG GTTGCTGCTCAACAAGGTGTCTACCTTGCCAAGTGTTTTAACCGAATGGAAGACTGTGAGAAAAATCCAGAAGGTCCTCTCAGATTCCGTGGGGAAGGCCGCCATCGGTTTCGCCCGTTTAG GTACAAGCATCTTGGACAATTTGCTCCTCTGGGTGGAGAGCAAACAGCAGCCCAGCTTCCTGGGGATTGGGTATCGATCGGCCACAGCTCCCAGTGGCTTTGGTATTCTGTTTATACAAG CAAACAAGTGAGCTGGCGCAACAGGGCATTGGTGGTATCTGACTGGGTTAGGCGTTTCATCTGGGGGAGGGATTCAAGTCGCATTTGA
- the LOC117624968 gene encoding protein TRANSPORT INHIBITOR RESPONSE 1-like → MDSKIKKVLEQLLGLGLVNFRKDRSSVSLVCKDWYEAERLSRRHVFIGNCYSVSPEIVTRRFPNIRSVTLKGRPRFSDFNLVPPNWGGDVQPWLEVFASECPLLEELRLKRMTVTDESLEFLAVSFPDFKAFSLLSCDGFSTDGLEAIATHCKNLIELDIQENDIDDKSGDWLSCFPETFTSLEILNFASLNSKVDFDALERLVSRCKSFKVLKVNKSVTLEQLQSLLIQAPQLLELGTGSFWQELTASQHSQLERAFSNCKNLHTLSGLWEATALYLPVLYPFCTNITFLNLSYATLQSWDLAKLVAHCPLLRRLWVLDTVEDKGLEAVGSNCPLLEELRVFPSAPDGDDIVDGVTESGFVALSYGCRRLCYVLYFCWQMTNAAIATVAQNCPDITHFRLCIMNPRQPDYLTKEPMDEAFGAVVKTCSKLQRLSVSGLLTDLTFEYIGKHAQNLEYLSIAFAGESDWGMQCVLDGCPKLKKLEIRDCPFGDVALLSGLEKYEFMRSVWMSACNVTMNACRSLASERPKLNVEVMKDDGNDENQADKVYVYRSVAGPRKDAPPFVLTF, encoded by the exons ATGGattcaaaaataaagaaggtGCTGGAGCAGCTCCTGGGCCTGGGCCTGGTTAACTTTCGCAAGGACCGGAGCTCGGTCTCGCTGGTGTGCAAGGACTGGTACGAAGCGGAGCGGTTGTCTCGCCGCCACGTCTTCATCGGAAACTGCTACTCGGTGTCGCCTGAGATCGTGACCCGGCGGTTTCCGAACATTCGGAGCGTGACCCTGAAAGGGAGGCCGCGGTTCTCGGACTTTAATCTGGTCCCTCCGAATTGGGGCGGCGATGTTCAGCCTTGGCTTGAGGTGTTCGCCTCCGAATGCCCACTCCTGGAGGAGCTGAGGCTGAAGAGGATGACGGTGACTGATGAGAGCCTTGAGTTTTTGGCTGTTTCGTTTCCCGACTTCAAAGCTTTCTCGCTTCTCAGCTGTGACGGGTTCAGCACTGATGGCCTTGAAGCCATTGCCACTCACTGCAA GAATTTGATTGAGCTCGACATACAGGAGAATGACATTGATGATAAAAGTGGGGACTGGTTAAGTTGCTTCCCTGAAACCTTCACATCATTGGAAATACTAAACTTTGCCAGCCTCAATAGCAAAGTTGATTTTGATGCTCTTGAGAGACTTGTAAGTAGGTGCAAATCATTCAAGGTGTTAAAGGTTAATAAAAGTGTAACCCTGGAACAACTACAAAGTCTTCTTATCCAAGCTCCTCAACTTTTGGAGCTTGGCACCGGCTCATTTTGGCAAGAGCTCACAGCTTCTCAGCATTCACAACTTGAAAGAGCATTTAGCAACTGCAAGAATTTGCACACCCTCTCTGGCTTATGGGAAGCAACGGCCCTTTATCTCCCAGTTCTGTATCCTTTCTGTACAAATATCactttcttgaatttgagTTATGCTACTTTGCAAAGTTGGGACCTTGCTAAGCTTGTTGCTCATTGCCCACTCCTCCGGCGCCTTTGG GTCCTGGACACAGTGGAAGACAAAGGGTTGGAGGCTGTTGGATCTAACTGTCCTTTGCTTGAGGAACTCCGTGTTTTCCCTTCTGCTCCTGACGGTGATGATATTGTCGATGGGGTGACTGAATCTGGGTTTGTTGCTCTGTCTTATGGCTGCCGAAGACTCTGCTATGTCCTCTACTTTTGTTGGCAGATGACTAATGCTGCTATAGCAACCGTTGCACAAAACTGCCCTGATATCACCCACTTTCGTCTCTGCATAATGAACCCAAGGCAACCAGATTACCTAACAAAAGAGCCTATGGATGAGGCTTTTGGGGCAGTGGTGAAGACGTGCTCTAAACTACAAAGGCTTTCAGTTTCAGGTTTATTGACCGACCTTACATTTGAATACATTGGGAAACATGCCCAAAATTTGGAATACCTTTCAATAGCCTTTGCTGGAGAAAGTGATTGGGGGATGCAGTGTGTGCTGGATGGTTGTCCCAAGCTCAAGAAACTTGAGATACGGGACTGCCCATTCGGGGATGTGGCTTTGCTCTCAGGTTTAGAGAAGTATGAATTTATGAGGTCAGTTTGGATGTCAGCCTGCAATGTGACAATGAACGCGTGTCGCTCATTGGCAAGTGAGAGGCCAAAATTGAATGTTGAGGTAATGAAGGATGATGGGAATGATGAAAATCAAGCTGACAAAGTCTATGTTTACCGTTCTGTTGCTGGGCCAAGAAAGGATGCCCCGCCTTTTGTTCTCACGTTTTGA
- the LOC117624183 gene encoding uncharacterized protein LOC117624183 yields the protein MCFQRDYYICNPYIRQWDALPPAPRCHEEVRVGFICEPYYYYNCKKQQCEEEDHRKEVVEEESDACSRIRLNVEYRYKVVRIIPQCPEKSFEFNMEMFSSETGRWTESVVSCPRSFCFNSLHRNAGVAHNGMLYWWSSSDGFVIGLDPYSNDSSNSAKYCFHFIDKPQDESESEYGRTFDFMGVSSKGRLRMCEYSPAFVGDTDGHVSVWELKDDHQMDKDMDTDDAASACNDNGTWCLVGRVTLLHMLSETQLLITWKFYSKWLKTVTVLAFHPNDDDILFLEFYQHIIMCNIREARLTEVTDIPYYCAKIHSARPVFPLAFPWWPTPILTRHKLAASSSSSLNSHVGRVTTYTTSTTRTRRAIKRMLQKRKEKLALLVRPQSSTEKQS from the coding sequence ATGTGTTTTCAACGGGATTACTACATTTGCAATCCATACATCAGGCAATGGGATGCTCTTCCTCCCGCTCCTCGATGCCACGAGGAAGTAAGAGTGGGATTCATCTGCGAACCCTACTACTACTATAATTGTAAGAAGCAGCAATGTGAGGAGGAAGACCACCGAAAAGAAGtagtagaagaagaaagtgatgcATGTAGTAGAATCCGGCTTAATGTTGAGTACAGGTACAAGGTTGTGCGAATAATTCCTCAGTGTCCAGAGAAATCCTTCGAGTTCAACATGGAAATGTTCTCCTCTGAGACTGGTAGATGGACAGAGTCAGTTGTATCCTGCCCAAGAAGCTTTTGTTTTAATAGCTTGCATAGAAATGCAGGGGTTGCTCACAATGGAATGCTCTACTGGTGGAGCTCTAGTGATGGCTTTGTTATTGGTTTGGATCCCTACTCCAACGACAGCTCCAACTCTGCTAAATATTGTTTCCATTTCATTGATAAACCTCAAGATGAGTCGGAGTCGGAGTACGGAAGAACATTTGATTTCATGGGTGTGTCTAGTAAAGGGCGTTTGCGAATGTGCGAGTACTCCCCCGCGTTTGTTGGTGATACTGATGGTCATGTGAGTGTTTGGGAGTTGAAAGATGACCACCAGATGGACAAGGACATGGACACGGACGACGCTGCATCTGCATGCAATGACAATGGCACATGGTGTTTGGTAGGCAGAGTTACCCTGTTACATATGCTTTCGGAAACCCAGTTGTTGATAACATGGAAATTTTATAGCAAATGGCTTAAGACGGTTACGGTGCTCGCTTTCCACCCAAATGATGATGATATCTTGTTTTTAGAGTTTTATCAACACATCATCATGTGCAACATTCGCGAGGCAAGGCTAACGGAGGTTACGGACATCCCATATTATTGTGCTAAGATTCACTCTGCTAGACCAGTCTTCCCATTGGCGTTCCCATGGTGGCCGACACCAATACTTACTCGACACAAACTGGCggcctcctcctcctcctccttgaATTCCCACGTGGGCCGTGTTACCACTTATACTACTAGTACTACTAGAACCAGACGAGCCATCAAGAGAATgttgcaaaaaagaaaagaaaagctagCCTTGCTTGTGCGTCCTCAATCCTCCACCGAAAAACAAAGCTAG
- the LOC117624969 gene encoding protein TRANSPORT INHIBITOR RESPONSE 1-like yields MGSKRSKSDSPDPDEPNRVGSDFPDEVLEQVLGMVKSRKDRSSVSLVCKDWYDAERWSRRQVFIGNCYSASPEIVTRRFRSIRSVTLKGKPRFSDFNLVPPNWGSDVQPWLEVFASEYPLLEELRLKRMTVTDESLEFLAVSFPGFKALSLLSCDGFSTDGLAAIATHCKNLTELDIQENAIDDRSGGWLSCFPETFTSLEILNFASLNSDVNFDALEKLVRRCKSFKVLKVNKNVTLEQLQRLLTHAPQLLELGTGSFMQELTACQNSQLERAFSNCNNLHTLSGLWEATALYLPALYPACTNLTFLNLSYSALQSWELAKLLAHCPRIRRLWVLDTVEDKGLEAVGSNCPLIEELRVFPSDPYGDDIIHGVTESGFVAVSYGCRRLRYVLYFCRQMTNAAVATVVKNCPDFTHFRLCIMNPGQPDHISNEPMDEGFGAVVKTCTKLQRLAVSGLLTDRTFEYIGEYAKNLETLSVAFAGKSDWGMQCVLNGCPKLKKLEIRDCPFGNAALLSGFEKYESMRSLWMSACNVTMNACRLLASEMPRLNVEVMKDDGNDDDQADKVYVYRSVAGSRRDAPPFVLTF; encoded by the exons ATGGGTTCGAAAAGAAGCAAGTCCGATTCACCGGACCCGGACGAGCCGAACCGGGTCGGGTCGGATTTTCCAGACGAGGTTTTGGAGCAGGTCCTCGGCATGGTGAAGTCCCGCAAGGACCGGAGCTCGGTCTCACTGGTGTGCAAGGACTGGTACGACGCGGAGCGGTGGTCCCGCCGCCAAGTGTTCATCGGAAACTGCTACTCGGCGTCGCCGGAGATAGTGACCCGGCGATTTCGGAGCATCCGGAGCGTGACCCTGAAAGGGAAGCCCCGGTTCTCGGACTTCAATCTGGTTCCTCCGAACTGGGGCAGCGATGTTCAGCCTTGGCTGGAGGTGTTTGCCAGCGAATACCCGCTTCTGGAGGAGCTGAGGCTGAAGAGGATGACGGTGACTGATGAGAGCCTTGAGTTCTTGGCTGTTTCGTTTCCTGGGTTCAAAGCTCTCTCGCTTCTCAGCTGTGATGGGTTCAGCACAGATGGCCTCGCAGCCATTGCCACTCACTGCAA GAATTTGACTGAGCTGGACATACAGGAGAATGCAATTGATGATAGAAGTGGCGGATGGCTAAGTTGCTTCCCCGAAACTTTCACATCTTTGGAAATACTAAACTTTGCCAGCCTCAATAGCGATGTCAATTTCGATGCTCTTGAGAAACTTGTACGCAGGTGCAAATCATTTAAGGTGTTGAAGGTTAATAAAAATGTAACCTTGGAACAGCTACAGAGGCTTCTTACCCATGCTCCTCAGCTTCTGGAGCTAGGCACTGGCTCATTTATGCAAGAGCTCACCGCCTGTCAGAATTCACAACTTGAAAGAGCATTTAGCAATTGCAATAATTTACACACGCTCTCTGGTTTATGGGAAGCAACGGCCCTTTATCTTCCAGCTCTGTATCCTGCATGTACAAATCTCactttcttgaatttgagTTATTCTGCTTTGCAAAGTTGGGAACTTGCTAAGCTTCTTGCTCATTGCCCACGTATACGGCGACTTTGG GTCCTGGACACAGTGGAAGACAAAGGGTTGGAGGCTGTCGGATCTAACTGTCCTTTGATCGAGGAACTCCGTGTTTTCCCTTCTGATCCTTATGGTGATGATATTATCCATGGGGTGACTGAATCTGGGTTTGTTGCTGTGTCTTATGGCTGCCGAAGACTCCGTTATGTCCTCTACTTTTGTCGGCAGATGACTAATGCAGCTGTAGCAACTGTTGTAAAAAACTGCCCTGATTTCACCCACTTTCGTCTCTGTATAATGAACCCAGGGCAACCAGATCACATATCAAATGAGCCCATGGATGAGGGTTTTGGTGCAGTGGTGAAGACTTGCACTAAACTCCAAAGGCTTGCAGTTTCAGGTTTATTGACCGACCGCACATTTGAATACATTGGAGAATATGCTAAGAATTTGGAAACGCTTTCAGTAGCTTTCGCTGGAAAAAGTGATTGGGGGATGCAGTGTGTGCTGAATGGTTGTCCAAAGCTCAAGAAACTTGAGATAAGAGACtgcccattcgggaatgcggCTTTGCTCTCAGGTTTTGAGAAGTATGAATCTATGAGATCACTTTGGATGTCAGCCTGCAATGTGACAATGAACGCATGTCGGCTATTGGCAAGTGAGATGCCAAGATTGAATGTTGAGGTAATGAAGGATGATGGGAATGATGATGATCAGGCTGATAAAGTCTATGTTTACCGTTCTGTTGCTGGGTCAAGAAGGGATGCCCCACCTTTTGTTCTCACTTTCTGA
- the LOC117624970 gene encoding dynein light chain 1, cytoplasmic-like has product MLEGKAVVNETDMLQTMQQDALHLAAKALDIFDITEPTEIAQFIKKEFDESYGTGWQCIVGTDFGSFVTHSQGCFIHFLIGSLAFLVFRGTANLAAEANRIPPLEAVKA; this is encoded by the exons ATGTTAGAAGGCAAAGCCGTCGTTAACGAGACTGACATGCTTCAAACAATGCAGCAAGACGCGCTCCATTTAGCTGCAAAGGCTCTCGATATATTTGATATCACTGAACCTACCGAAATCGCCCAATTCATAAAGAAG GAATTCGATGAGTCATACGGGACTGGGTGGCAGTGCATAGTAGGAACAGATTTTGGTTCGTTTGTGACACACAGCCAAGGCTGCTTCATCCATTTCTTGATTGGTAGCCTTGCTTTCTTGGTTTTCAGGGGTACGGCCAATCTTGCTGCTGAAGCAAATAGGATCCCGCCATTGGAAGCCGTGAAGGCATAA